The following coding sequences are from one Bradyrhizobium sp. WSM471 window:
- a CDS encoding DMT family transporter: MHSSATGWGNGLLGVIIFSGSLPATRVAVGGFSALFLTSVRAVIAALIGVAVLGLLRQARPQRKDLVSLAIVAIGVVVGFPLLTALALQHITSAHSIVFIGLLPLSTAIFGVLRGGERPQPMFWLFAILGSATVAGFALSNDGTASLTGDLLMVAAIVLCGLGYAEGAALSRRLGGWQVISWALLLSLPLMVPVAILTWPSTWSGVGVPAWVGLAYVSVFSMFVGFIFWYRGLAIGGIARIGQLQQLQPFFGLALAGLLLHEPVAWSMIVATALVVACVVFARRFA, from the coding sequence ATGCACTCTTCCGCCACCGGCTGGGGCAACGGGCTTCTTGGCGTCATCATCTTCAGCGGCTCGCTGCCGGCGACGCGCGTGGCGGTCGGCGGGTTCTCCGCGCTGTTCCTGACCTCGGTGCGCGCGGTCATCGCGGCGCTGATCGGCGTGGCCGTGCTCGGCCTGCTCCGTCAGGCGCGGCCTCAGCGCAAGGATCTCGTCTCGCTCGCCATCGTCGCCATCGGGGTCGTGGTCGGCTTTCCCTTGCTGACGGCGCTTGCGCTCCAGCACATCACCTCGGCGCATTCGATCGTCTTCATCGGGCTCCTGCCGCTGTCGACCGCGATCTTCGGCGTGCTGCGCGGCGGCGAGCGGCCGCAGCCGATGTTCTGGCTGTTCGCGATTTTGGGCAGCGCCACGGTCGCGGGCTTTGCGCTGTCCAACGACGGCACCGCATCGCTCACCGGCGATCTGCTGATGGTCGCGGCGATCGTGCTGTGCGGGCTCGGCTATGCCGAAGGCGCCGCGCTGTCGCGCCGGCTCGGCGGCTGGCAGGTGATCTCCTGGGCGCTGCTGCTGTCGCTGCCGCTGATGGTGCCGGTCGCGATTCTCACCTGGCCGTCGACCTGGAGCGGCGTCGGTGTCCCCGCCTGGGTCGGGCTCGCCTATGTCTCGGTCTTCAGCATGTTCGTCGGTTTCATCTTCTGGTATCGCGGGCTCGCGATCGGCGGCATCGCGCGAATCGGCCAGTTGCAGCAGCTCCAGCCCTTCTTCGGCCTCGCGCTGGCAGGCCTGCTTCTGCACGAACCGGTGGCCTGGAGCATGATCGTCGCGACCGCGCTGGTGGTCGCCTGCGTGGTCTTCGCGCGGCGGTTTGCCTGA
- the thyX gene encoding FAD-dependent thymidylate synthase, translated as MNHENVVSPEQLREIAAAKSAVSMTGRPTVAALEGLIFDAIRALDHGFVRVIDYMGDDSSIVQAARVSYGRGTRRASEDRGLIRYLMRHSHTTPFEMASIKLHVKLPIFVARQWIRHRTASVNEYSARYSILDREFYVPEIDQLAAQSTINRQGREETLTGDEARRVLEILREDADRNYDDYVWMLNESEDGKRLDDNRIGVARELARMNLTLNIYTQWYWKIDLHNLMNFLALRMDAHAQYEIRIYAEIIGSIMKAWVPLTYEAFEEYRLNSVVLSGTAVKIVQSLLDGKPVNDLLGNLSEREVRDLERSLGHPLKGRDE; from the coding sequence ATGAATCATGAAAACGTTGTAAGCCCTGAACAGCTCCGAGAGATCGCCGCCGCGAAGTCGGCGGTATCGATGACCGGTAGGCCGACGGTAGCGGCTCTCGAAGGGCTGATCTTCGACGCGATACGCGCGCTCGATCACGGGTTCGTTCGCGTCATTGACTACATGGGGGATGATAGCTCGATAGTGCAGGCCGCTCGAGTATCGTACGGGCGAGGCACTCGTAGAGCCTCGGAAGACCGCGGTCTCATCCGGTACTTGATGAGGCACTCCCACACCACTCCGTTTGAAATGGCGTCAATCAAGCTGCACGTCAAACTGCCCATCTTCGTGGCGAGACAGTGGATCAGACACCGAACGGCTTCGGTGAACGAATACTCCGCAAGGTATTCGATTCTCGATCGAGAGTTTTATGTGCCAGAGATTGATCAACTCGCGGCGCAGTCGACAATAAATAGGCAAGGTCGCGAGGAGACGTTGACCGGCGATGAAGCCCGGAGAGTTCTGGAGATCCTGCGCGAGGACGCCGACAGAAATTACGATGACTATGTCTGGATGCTGAACGAGAGCGAGGATGGCAAGCGTCTTGACGACAACCGCATCGGCGTCGCGCGAGAACTTGCCCGAATGAACCTGACACTCAACATATACACCCAGTGGTACTGGAAGATTGATCTTCACAACCTCATGAACTTTCTGGCGCTTCGTATGGACGCGCACGCCCAATATGAGATTCGGATCTATGCCGAAATCATCGGCTCGATCATGAAGGCGTGGGTTCCGTTGACTTACGAAGCTTTCGAGGAATACCGCCTAAACAGTGTAGTCCTATCGGGAACTGCTGTGAAAATCGTTCAGTCCCTCTTAGACGGGAAACCCGTCAACGATCTGCTGGGCAACTTGTCCGAGCGAGAAGTTCGCGATCTGGAGCGCTCGTTAGGCCACCCATTAAAAGGACGGGACGAATAG